In one Balaenoptera musculus isolate JJ_BM4_2016_0621 chromosome 2, mBalMus1.pri.v3, whole genome shotgun sequence genomic region, the following are encoded:
- the ISL2 gene encoding insulin gene enhancer protein ISL-2 encodes MVDIIFHYPFLGTMGDHSKKKPGTAMCVGCGSQIHDQFILRVSPDLEWHAACLKCAECSQYLDETCTCFVRDGKTYCKRDYVRLFGIKCAKCQVGFSSSDLVMRARDSVYHIECFRCSVCSRQLLPGDEFSLREHELLCRADHGLLLERAAAGSPRSPGPLPGARGLHLPDPGSGRQPSLRPHVHKQTEKTTRVRTVLNEKQLHTLRTCYAANPRPDALMKEQLVEMTGLSPRVIRVWFQNKRCKDKKKSILMKQLQQQQHNDKTSLQGLTGTPLVAGSPIRHESAVQGSAVEVQTYQPPWKALSEFALQSDLDQPAFQQLVSFSESGSLGNSSGSDVTSLSSQLPDTPNSMVPSPVET; translated from the exons ATGGtggatattatttttcattatcctTTTCTGGGTACTATGGGGGATCATTCCAAGA AGAAGCCCGGGACGGCCATGTGCGTGGGCTGCGGGAGTCAAATCCACGACCAGTTTATCCTGCGGGTGTCGCCCGACCTCGAGTGGCACGCCGCCTGCCTCAAGTGCGCCGAGTGCAGCCAGTACCTGGACGAGACGTGCACGTGCTTCGTGAGAGACGGGAAGACCTACTGCAAGCGGGACTACGTCAG GCTCTTCGGCATCAAGTGCGCCAAGTGCCAGGTGGGCTTCAGCAGCAGCGATCTGGTGATGCGGGCGCGGGACAGCGTGTACCACATCGAGTGTTTCCGCTGTTCCGTGTGCAGCCGCCAGCTGCTGCCCGGCGACGAGTTCTCGCTGCGGGAGCACGAGCTGCTCTGCCGCGCCGACCACGGCCTCCTGCTCGAGCGCGCCGCGGCCGGCAGCCCGCGCAGCCCCGGCCCGCTCCCCGGCGCCCGCGGCCTGCATCTGCCAG ACCCGGGATCGGGCCGGCAGCCCTCGCTGCGCCCGCACGTGCACAAACAGACCGAGAAGACAACCCGCGTGCGGACCGTGCTCAACGAGAAGCAGCTGCACACTCTGCGGACGTGCTACGCCGCCAACCCGCGGCCCGACGCGCTCATGAAGGAGCAGCTGGTGGAGATGACCGGCCTGAGCCCGCGGGTCATCCGCGTCTGGTTCCAGAACAAGCGGTGCAAGGACAAGAAGAAATCCATCCTCAtgaagcagctgcagcagcagcagcacaatGACAAGACG AGCCTGCAGGGACTGACCGGGACGCCCCTGGTGGCGGGCAGCCCCATCCGCCACGAGAGCGCCGTGCAGGGCAGTGCAGTCGAGGTGCAGACGTACCAGCCGCCATGGAAAGCGCTCAGCGAGTTCGCCCTCCAGAGTGACCTGGACCAACCCGCCTTCCAGCAGCTG GTCTCCTTCTCTGAGTCTGGTTCCCTAGGCAACTCCTCCGGCAGCGACGTGACCTCCCTGTCCTCGCAGCTCCCGGACACCCCCAACAGCATGGTGCCGAGTCCCGTGGAAACGTGA